One Eubacterium sp. AB3007 genomic window, AAGCCGGGAAGGATGTAGTCCGTGTCGCCGCAGGCACCAAACTCAGCGCCATTGGCTACAGCCACATCACTGCTGAGAAGGGGATCGAAGAGACCGGTCTCTGGAGCTGGACAAATGATACGTGTGTCGCGGACCTGATGGGACTCCAGAACGATATCCGGGAGAAGGTAGACAAGGCGAATTCCAAGCTCGACAAACAGCTAAACGCAGTGATAGGAAACAGCCGCGTGGAGCTGACGATCAACGATCCCAGGGAAACCGAAGAAACGGGAGAACCGCTGCGTACAGTTCGGTTCGCGGAGACCAGTCTTGGGGATTTTTGTGCAGATGCCTGTCGGGACCAGGGACAAGCGGATATCGCTCTGGTGAACGGAGGCAGTATCCGATCGAACGTGGCGAAAGGAGAGGTCACGTTTGGAAATCTCATCGACGTATTTCCGTTTGGTAACCACCTGGTCGTGCTCGAAGCGACGGGACAACAGATCCTGGATGCGCTAGAGTGGGGAAGCAAGTGCATCCCCGGCGAGGATGGAGGGTTCCTGCAGGTATCCGGGCTGACTTACGAGGTTCGCAGCGACATCCCTTCTCCCTGTAAACGGGATGCAGATGGGATGTTCAAGAAGATCGACGGCAAGCGTCGTGTCCGGAATGTTAAGATCGACGGGAAGCCACTGGATCCCGCAGGAAAATACAAAGTGGCAGGGTTCAACTACACACTCATGGAGAAGGGCGACGGGTTTACCATGTTTGACGACGCAAAGCTTCTGGAGGAAACGGAGACGCTGGACTGCCAGGTGCTACGCGATTACATCACGGATACGTTGGGCGGCGCGATCGGAAATGATTATTCGGATCCCTACGGTGATGGCCGCATCGAGATCATAGAATAGAATAGTGAGGTGACTATGGAGTTAAAAGAACTGCTACAACATTTTAACAACGGAGATACACTGGGGGAGGATCCGGCGGTGATCCAGCAGATGCGGTATTACAGCCGCCAGGCGCAAAAGATCACCATGGAGATCAACACCGTGTACCACGAGCCAGAGGAACTGGCATCGCTGTTCTCCGAGCTTATCGGAAAGCCGGTGGGAGAGGCGTTCGGCCTGTTCCCGCCATTCTACACGGACTTCGGCAAGAACATCACCGTGGGTGACCATGTGTTTATCAATGCAGGATGCAAGTTTCAGGATCAGGGAGGTATCTACATAGACGACGGGGCGCTGATCGGCCACGGCGTCGTCCTGGCCACCCTGAACCATGACATGGATCCGGCCAAACGCCAACAGCTCCACCCTGCGCCCATTCACATCGGAAAGCGGGTGTGGATCGGGGCTAACGCTACGGTCATTCCCGGTGTGACCATCGGTGACGATGCGGTGGTGGCCGCCGGGGCTGTGGTGAACAAAGACGTACCACCTCGTGCCATCGTAGGCGGTGTGCCGGCCAAGTTTATCAAATGGATCGATTAAGCCGTGGGAAGGGTGGTTATGGCAGATTTGGCTATGCTTATGGCAGTGCCATAAGCATAGGCCATTCTGCCATAAGAAAACCCCCGAAACCGCGAAATCTTTATGGCAAAAGAGAGTATGCTTATGGCACAGCCATAAGCATACTCTCTTTTGCCATAACACCTCTCTACAGTCTCTTCAACATTTCCAGGAGCAGGTCGTGGATTTCGTCAAAAGACTGCAGGTCCAAATGCTCATCAGGAGTATGGACGTCATACATCAGTGGTCCCAAGGTGACGATCTCCATATCGGGGTGCATCCTACTGAACACACCGCACTCCAGTCCGCCGTGCACCGGCAGGAGGGTCAGATCTTCGCCGGTGCGCTCCCTGACCAGGGTCTGAAGCAACTCTCGGATGGGAGAAGCCTTCCTGTATTCCCAGGAAGGATACCGGTCGCCGATGCGATGGTCACACCCAAACAGGCCCGCCAGGATCCTGATCTCGTTCTCCAGCATGTCAAGATGGGACTCAAACATGGCACGCACCGAATAGAGCAGGGAGAATTCTCCGTCGTGCAGATCCACCGCCGCAAGGTTCTCCGAGGCGGTGATGAGACCAGGCAGTTCCATGCTCTTGTGGCGGCGCCCATGGGGGAACAGGTACAGCAGATCCAACAGCGTGGCAGAATCAGATTCGGTGAGGGTGCTGGCGCAGGAGGCTTTGTGCAGAGAGACGGAGAGATCCGGATCGCTGCTGCGGAGTTCTTTCTGGAGAGAGACCGTCACTTCCCTGACGATCTGCCGGACCTGGGCTGGGGGCAGGGACGTAGCAAAGACTGCCTCACAGTCCCGGGGGATGACGTTGTCGTGGAGTCCGCTCTTCAGGGAGGCGAGGCAGAGGGGGGACACCTCGCGAAGGGCCGCCAGGATGCGGACCGCGCATTTGATGGCATTGCCAAGTTCGGAATCGATGTAGACTCCAGAATGGCCGCCCAGGAGGCCGTCGATCTGTAGCTGGTAGCAAGGCGCATCAGGGGCCTGCACCGGGAAACGCAGGGACAGCGTTCCGTCCGCACCACCGGCGCTGGTGATGTAAGTGGTCTTGCCACCACCCATGTCGTCCAGGCCAATCATCCTGCGGGCGGCGATATCCTCTGCCTGTACAGAGAAGGCGCCTGCCATGTCCGCCTCCTCACGCACGGTGAACACACACTCCAGCGGGGGATGAGGAAGAGAGGCATTCTCCAGGATGGACAGCATGTAGGCCACGCCGGCGCCATCGTCCGCCCCCAGGGTGGTGCCATCCGCCCAGAGCTGGCCATCCCGGATCACCAGAGTGAGAGGATCCTTTTCGAAATCGTGAGTGCTTTCCGGAGTCTTCTCCCAGACCATGTCAATGTGGGCCTGGAGCATGACAGGGGTATGGTCCTCGTAACCGGACGCCGCTGGCTTGTAGATGATGACACTGCCGGAGTCATACTGCCTGTAGCGGAGACCGTGGTCCTCGGCGAACCGGACCAGATAATCGCTGTAGGCCTGCTCGTGGTAGGAGCCGTGGGGGATCCTGGTCATATCTTCGAAATACCGCTGATGCGGGATGTTTGGATTCAACACGTAACTGCTCATTCTGTACCTCCTGTCTTTTTAATTGCATTATACTGCGGTTTCCGGGTTGGCACAACGAGTGAATTATGTTACATTATAATGCATAGGGGGATTATATGAGCAAGAAAATCATAGCAGTAAACGCCGGCCCGCGGAAGGGCTGGAACACAGACACATTGATCACAGAAGCCGCCAGAGGAGCGGAGTCCGCAGGGGCAGAAGTACAGAAGTTCGATCTTTTTCGATTGGACAGGTACACCGGCTGCATCTCCTGCTTCGGCTGTAAGCGGGAGAAGTTCAAGGGCCACTGCATCTGCCGGGATGGACTGACACAGGTGCTGGACGCCATCCGGGAGTCCGACGGCCTGATCATCGGATCGCCCAACTATCTCAGCGAGATGACGGCATCCTTCCGGGCGCTGTACGAGCGCCTCATCTTCCAGAACCTGACTTACGCGGTAGAAAACCCGTGTTGCAACGAGCATCCGATCCCCGTGCTGCTGATCATGACCAGCAACGCACCGGACGATGCTTTTCAGGGGCTCATCCGGGGATACCAGCAGACCCTGAACACCTTTGTGGGCCCTACCAAGACCTTTGTGTGCGGAAACACTCTCCAGCTGAAGGACTACAGCAAGACGGACTGGCCCTGGACGCTGTTTGATCCGGATGCAAAGTACAGACAGCACGAGACGGTGTTTCCTGAGAAACGTCAGGAAGCGTTCGATCTGGGCGTATCGATGGTGAGAGGCTAATAGTATGGTGATGTGGATTGCAATACTCCTCGTTGCCATAGCCGGAGCCGTAGCAGGTGTGGTATTCCTGTGGACGCGATTCCAGAAATTTGGTTTTGTGCAGAAACTGGCGGGAGGGCGGACATGGCGGCGGAGGCTGCTGGCGCTGCTCCCGTTGGCGTTTTTTGGCGTGTTCGCATGGCTCGACACGGTGAACACGGTGATCGTTCTGGTGCACATGGCCGCATACTGGGCCATCGCCGAGCTGATCGCCTGGGGGATCCGGCGGATCCGCGGCGGACGGGATCCTCGCGAGGATCAGGCGCACAAAGCCTTCCGCCCCTATTGGGTGGGCGTGATCGTCCTCTGCATCGAGGTGTGCTACTTCACAACCGGCTGGTACCTGGATCACCATGTCTGGGAGACCGACTACCAGCTGACCACCACCAAGGATCTGGGACGGAAGGAACTTCGGATCGCCCAGGTGACGGACTCCCATGTGGGGGCGACCTTTGATGGCGAAGGGTTCGCTCGGCACATGGCGCGGATCCAGAAGACACACCCGGACATCCTGGTCATCACGGGCGATTACGTGGATGACGGGACTAGCCGGGAGGACATGCTTCGCTGTTGCCAGGCGCTGAAAGAGTTCGATGCGCCTCTGGGCAAGTATTTCATCTACGGCAACCACGACAAGGGTTACTACAACTACAGGAACTTTTCCTGGCGGGAGCTTGAGTCAGAACTGACGGAGCATGCCGGCGTCGAGGTGCTGGAGGACGAGGCGGTCCTGGTGGACGACAGGTTCTATATCGTGGGAAGGAAAGACCGTTCGGATCCGAGCCGGGAGGAGGCTGGCAACCTCATCTCGCCCTTGGATCCATCCAGATACATCCTCATGTTGGACCACCAGCCAAATGATTTTGCGGCAGAGGCAGCCACGGCGGCAGATCTGGTACTCTGCGGGCACACCCACGGCGGCCAGATGATCTTCATCGATCTGGCCAGCAAATTGATGAGGGCAAACGACCGAAATTACGGAATGGAAACACGGAAGGGAACCACCTTCCTGGTGAGTTCCGGCATCTCGGACTGGGCTATCAAATTCAAGACAGGCACCAGGTCAGAGTTCTGCATCATCGACGTGCAGGGGAAGCAGAAGTGACGAGAGAGATAAAGGTTTCCCTGAACGTGGTTCAGGCCACATACCTGCCTGCGCTCCATTGTTATACTGAAGAAAAGAAGAACAGGAGGTAAAGAGTATGAAGTATGTAGTGAATGATGGATGCATCGGATGCGGACTTTGTGAAGCAACCTGTCCGGAGGTGTTCTCCATGACAGACGAGGGCGTCGCAGTGGCCATCAGCGAGGAGGTGCCGGCCGACGCACTGGACAGTGCCGCCGAAGCCAAGGACAGCTGCCCCGTCGGAGTCATTGAAGAGGCGTAGGGGAGGGAAGAGAAGGGCTTATGGTAGATTTGGCTATACTTATGGCAGTGCCATAAACATGAGCCATTCTGCCATAAGAAAACCCCCGAAATCACAAAAAACTTATGGCAAAAACGAGCATGCTTATTAAGAAAGGAGACGCATCAATATGAAAAAGGTATTGATTCTTTCGGCAAGTCCGAGAAAGAATGGGAACTCGGATATCCTTTGCCAGCAGTTTCAGAAAGGAGCAGAGGAAGCGGGGCACAGTGTAGAGCAGATCTACCTGTATGACAAGGAAATCGGATTTTGCAGGGCATGCTACTCCTGTTTCAAGACGGGGGAGTGCGTGCTCCGGGATGATATGGAAGAACTCCTGGAGAAGATACAGGCTGCGGATGTGCTCGTCGTGGCGACCCCGACCTATTTCATGACAATGAACGGGATGTTGAAGACTACGATAGACCGATTTCTCCCCAAGTGGCAGGATCTTGGCGGTCACGACGTGTACCTGATCGTTACGGGGCATGATGGAAAGGAAGGGCTGTCCCTTGTCGGCGAGGAACTGACCAGAGTATTCAGCGAACTTGGAAACACTGTGAAAGAGATCATCTGGGGCGAGAGAGTCTGGCAGAAGGGGGAGGTACTGTCCACCAAGGCCATGGCCGAAGCCTATAGGGCAGGGTGCCTGGGCATGGACGTGTAATTGGAACTGGTTGGATCTTGTTGTAGCTGGCTATGGATATAGGCTGTGGATATTTTGCATGGTTTTGTGACGAAATATCCACTTTTTCAGGCCATGCACAAAAATGCATGTTTTTTCGTATACCTGACGCCCAGATTTCTGGAGGAATTAAGTAGAAATAGTAGTATATGCCAGAGGTTTTTTGGAGCCTTTGGCATTTTTGTATCATTTGGTGAAGGTTTGAGAAGGTGAGGTACGGGAGTAGTTTGTCGAGACGTATAATTATATAATGAGCGCCAGATATCCCTCGCTATAGGCGGCGGGCACTCCGGCTTCAACGCACGACCAACT contains:
- the pepD gene encoding beta-Ala-His dipeptidase, yielding MSSYVLNPNIPHQRYFEDMTRIPHGSYHEQAYSDYLVRFAEDHGLRYRQYDSGSVIIYKPAASGYEDHTPVMLQAHIDMVWEKTPESTHDFEKDPLTLVIRDGQLWADGTTLGADDGAGVAYMLSILENASLPHPPLECVFTVREEADMAGAFSVQAEDIAARRMIGLDDMGGGKTTYITSAGGADGTLSLRFPVQAPDAPCYQLQIDGLLGGHSGVYIDSELGNAIKCAVRILAALREVSPLCLASLKSGLHDNVIPRDCEAVFATSLPPAQVRQIVREVTVSLQKELRSSDPDLSVSLHKASCASTLTESDSATLLDLLYLFPHGRRHKSMELPGLITASENLAAVDLHDGEFSLLYSVRAMFESHLDMLENEIRILAGLFGCDHRIGDRYPSWEYRKASPIRELLQTLVRERTGEDLTLLPVHGGLECGVFSRMHPDMEIVTLGPLMYDVHTPDEHLDLQSFDEIHDLLLEMLKRL
- a CDS encoding ferredoxin, encoding MKYVVNDGCIGCGLCEATCPEVFSMTDEGVAVAISEEVPADALDSAAEAKDSCPVGVIEEA
- a CDS encoding flavodoxin family protein encodes the protein MKKVLILSASPRKNGNSDILCQQFQKGAEEAGHSVEQIYLYDKEIGFCRACYSCFKTGECVLRDDMEELLEKIQAADVLVVATPTYFMTMNGMLKTTIDRFLPKWQDLGGHDVYLIVTGHDGKEGLSLVGEELTRVFSELGNTVKEIIWGERVWQKGEVLSTKAMAEAYRAGCLGMDV
- a CDS encoding DapH/DapD/GlmU-related protein, which gives rise to MELKELLQHFNNGDTLGEDPAVIQQMRYYSRQAQKITMEINTVYHEPEELASLFSELIGKPVGEAFGLFPPFYTDFGKNITVGDHVFINAGCKFQDQGGIYIDDGALIGHGVVLATLNHDMDPAKRQQLHPAPIHIGKRVWIGANATVIPGVTIGDDAVVAAGAVVNKDVPPRAIVGGVPAKFIKWID
- a CDS encoding metallophosphoesterase; this translates as MVMWIAILLVAIAGAVAGVVFLWTRFQKFGFVQKLAGGRTWRRRLLALLPLAFFGVFAWLDTVNTVIVLVHMAAYWAIAELIAWGIRRIRGGRDPREDQAHKAFRPYWVGVIVLCIEVCYFTTGWYLDHHVWETDYQLTTTKDLGRKELRIAQVTDSHVGATFDGEGFARHMARIQKTHPDILVITGDYVDDGTSREDMLRCCQALKEFDAPLGKYFIYGNHDKGYYNYRNFSWRELESELTEHAGVEVLEDEAVLVDDRFYIVGRKDRSDPSREEAGNLISPLDPSRYILMLDHQPNDFAAEAATAADLVLCGHTHGGQMIFIDLASKLMRANDRNYGMETRKGTTFLVSSGISDWAIKFKTGTRSEFCIIDVQGKQK
- a CDS encoding bifunctional UDP-sugar hydrolase/5'-nucleotidase produces the protein MMTRENYNIRKWLLLLLAMVLTVSLSACSESNKQAIEDAKTPKDIYILFTSDVHCGVDQGFGYAGLEQVRDTLEAQDNETILVDVGDAIQGETLGTMSKGETITDLMNAMEYDVAVPGNHEFDYGMDQFLSLTKKAKFPYICCNFRHEGKPVFEPYTILEVDDRKIAFVGVTTPRTITKSTPTYFQDETGKYVYDFLQDDNGEALYAAVQRAVDDARAQGADYVYVAGHLGMEADDTPWTYADVIEHTTGIDVFLDGHSHDSEKVVMKDKAGKDVVRVAAGTKLSAIGYSHITAEKGIEETGLWSWTNDTCVADLMGLQNDIREKVDKANSKLDKQLNAVIGNSRVELTINDPRETEETGEPLRTVRFAETSLGDFCADACRDQGQADIALVNGGSIRSNVAKGEVTFGNLIDVFPFGNHLVVLEATGQQILDALEWGSKCIPGEDGGFLQVSGLTYEVRSDIPSPCKRDADGMFKKIDGKRRVRNVKIDGKPLDPAGKYKVAGFNYTLMEKGDGFTMFDDAKLLEETETLDCQVLRDYITDTLGGAIGNDYSDPYGDGRIEIIE
- a CDS encoding flavodoxin family protein, which gives rise to MSKKIIAVNAGPRKGWNTDTLITEAARGAESAGAEVQKFDLFRLDRYTGCISCFGCKREKFKGHCICRDGLTQVLDAIRESDGLIIGSPNYLSEMTASFRALYERLIFQNLTYAVENPCCNEHPIPVLLIMTSNAPDDAFQGLIRGYQQTLNTFVGPTKTFVCGNTLQLKDYSKTDWPWTLFDPDAKYRQHETVFPEKRQEAFDLGVSMVRG